In one Drosophila albomicans strain 15112-1751.03 chromosome X, ASM965048v2, whole genome shotgun sequence genomic region, the following are encoded:
- the LOC117577810 gene encoding mucin-19, which produces MLLKICLLGCLAMLVASEELATVPLEKQLSDPLVKREEFETAHKVPGASSQGDEGFHTSHKISIRSADGGDYSMNLLATKERPELNPVLSALINEDVMKSIEAKRAIEEEELAEVRREIEEAAQAELALKSSTDQPALPLTTPQPTAAKKIDNLDDDMLVDPHDEFVNQNFALDGAGSENNKKSRIEIKKGPNGQDYEYEYVYYYEDEEDANTDSKAKPAVAAPAAVEAPADLDTRGKTRYSNIDRSTAATPSENSLQSGKAKGRAASNSVDTSEDIEAERLPLNTRFPSRGKNIDVQPTPALDSLETAAERKKISVKRPSLELVDSETFNTDEKQQKGSRNGDKELKPVIAVEQEAAAAAAAAAAAKAKERDSESDSEITAKLDDETEQTTPSMEKAALDLYAILTNENLNMEETTAADGIDETTLSPDTASTDADDATTVPEELSSTTTTTTTTTTTTTTTTTEAPTTTTTTTTAAPSLFGGRRSGLNGLAGRNRFKLREGGSTSTTTTTESTPTEPTKTGRNRFSRPSIGGRSRPGARTTASPEPAAEAAVEEEAAPVKEVKPVSSGFARGRPRNRFNLRGTSTSTTEKPAGSADEEGSDGAASSGDAAPSTTARSTLRSRPGLNLRGRSRITTTKAPAADSGAPAEEGSQGEEAAAKTSGAAPAATAESVRPSRFNLHRAGGNRLLPRGKLGRAGASTEAPKDAAEDSAADSSHHNDVKGNEAEAGETGEKTEEGDAAAGSAANHAGPVSGLNRLKNRPRLNALHKTDAAKSKSAAAATVAGGAAPAAASASPASSSPSSSAAVAPRKINPLLAKRRLHLGGAAAATSTTEAPAEEEHADGSAEQTAAKDNAGAAANSEESGEAKEQETTEPAEATTKQQARGLGLLGQRRRLPLRKPGTIL; this is translated from the exons TTGTCTATTAGGCTGTCTGGCCATGCTGGTGGCCAGCGAGGAGCTCGCCACGGTGCCATTGGAGAAGCAACTGTCCGATCCGCTGGTGAAGCGCGAAGAGTTCGAGACAGCGCACAAGGTGCCAGGAGCGAGCTCGCAGGGCGACGAAGGTTTCCACACATCGCACAAGATCAGCATTCGTTCGGCGGATGGCGGTGATTACTCCATGAATTTGCTGGCCACAAAGGAGCGCCCCGAACTGAATCCCGTGCTCAGTGCGCTCATCAACGAGGATGTGATGAAGAGCATCGAGGCGAAGCGTGCCATCGAGGAGGAGGAACTCGCCGAGGTGCGTCGTGAAATCGAGGAGGCTGCCCAAGCTGAGTTGGCTCTCAAGTCGAGCACCGATCAGCCAGCCCTGCCGTTGACCACACCACAGCCAACGGCGGCCAAGAAGATCGACAATCTGGACGATGACATGCTGGTCGATCCACACGATGAGTTTGTCAATCAGAACTTTGCGCTCGACGGCGCCGGCAGCGAGAACAACAAGAAGTCACGCATCGAGATCAAAAAGGGACCCAACGGCCAGGACTACGAGTACGAGTATGTCTACTACTACGAGGATGAAGAGGATGCCAATACCGACAGCAAGGCGAAGCCAGCTGTGGCCGCTCCCGCTGCCGTTGAAGCCCCCGCCGATCTGGACACACGTGGCAAGACTCGCTACTCGAACATCGATCGCAGCACGGCGGCCACGCCCAGCGAGAACAGTTTGCAGAGCGGCAAGGCCAAGGGACGTGCGGCCAGCAACAGTGTGGATACCTCCGAGGACATTGAAGCCGAGCGTCTGCCGTTGAACACTCGTTTCCCCAGCCGCGGCAAGAACATTGATGTGCAACCGACACCGGCGCTGGACTCGCTGGAAACGGCCGCGGAGCGTAAGAAGATCAGTGTCAAGCGTCCCAGCCTCGAATTGGTCGACAGCGAAACCTTCAATACCGATGAGAAACAGCAGAAGGGTTCACGCAACGGCGACAAGGAGCTGAAACCGGTGATTGCCGTCGAACAGGAggcagctgccgcagcagcagccgccgcagcagccaAGGCAAAGGAGCGTGACAGTGAGAGCGACAGCGAGATCACCGCCAAGTTGGATGATGAGACGGAACAGACAACGCCATCGATGGAGAAGGCTGCCCTCGATCTGTATGCCATACTGACCAACGAGAATCTCAACATGGAGGAGACAACCGCTGCCGATGGCATCGATGAGACCACCCTCAGTCCCGATACCGCCAGCACCGATGCCGACGATGCCACCACAGTGCCCGAGGAGCTGTCgtcgacaacgacaaccacaaccacaacgaccacaaccaccaccacaacGACGACAGAGGCACcgaccacaaccacaaccacaacaacagcggcaccTTCGCTCTTTGGCGGCCGACGATCGGGTCTCAATGGTCTCGCTGGACGCAATCGCTTCAAGTTGCGCGAGGGCGGCTCCACAagcaccacaacaaccactGAGTCGACGCCCACAGAACCCACCAAGACTGGCAGAA ATCGTTTCTCGCGTCCCTCAATTGGCGGTCGCTCCCGTCCCGGTGCACGCACCACCGCCAGCCCTGAACCCGCAGCCGAAGCTGCTGTTGAGGAAGAAGCTGCGCCCGTCAAGGAAGTGAAGCCCGTGAGCTCCGGTTTTGCACGTGGCAGAC CACGCAACCGCTTCAACCTGCGCGGCACAAGCACATCAACCACAGAGAAACCCGCTGGTTCAGCCGATGAGGAGGGCTCCGATGGCGCAGCCAGCTCTGGAGATGCCGCACCCAGCACCACAGCACGCAGCACACTGCGCAGTCGTCCCGGACTGAATCTGCGTGGACGCAGTCGCATCACCACCACCAAGGCGCCAGCTGCCGACAGCGGTGCTCCTGCCGAGGAGGGTAGCCAGGGTGAGGAGGCGGCAGCCAAGACATCAGGAGCCGCGCCAGCTGCTACTGCTGAGTCTGTGCGTCCGTCACGCTTTAATCTCCATCGTGCCGGTGGCAATCGATTGCTGCCACGTGGTAAACTGGGACGCGCTGGCGCCAGCACCGAGGCACCGAAGGACGCGGCTGAGGATTCGGCAGCGGATAGCAGCCATCACAATGATGTGAAGGGCAACGAGGCGGAGGCCGGCGAGACCGGTGAGAAGACTGAGGAAGGCGATGCCGCTGCCGGCAGCGCTGCCAACCATGCCGGACCCGTGTCCGGTCTCAATCGCCTCAAGAACCGTCCGCGCCTCAATGCGTTGCACAAGACTGATGCGGCCAAGTCGAAATCGGCTGCCGCAGCCACAGTAGCCGGCGGTGCCgcaccagctgctgcttccGCCTCgccagcgtcgtcgtcgccgtcgtcgtcagcGGCGGTGGCGCCCCGCAAAATCAATCCGCTGCTAGCCAAGCGTCGCCTGCATCTCGGCGGCGCTGCAGCGGCTACCTCGACCACAG AAGCACCCGCTGAGGAGGAGCACGCAGATGGTTCCGCTGAGCAGACAGCAGCCAAGGATAATGCTGGCGCTGCGGCAAACTCTGAGGAGTCCGGCGAGGCCAAGGAGCAGGAGACAACTGAGCCCGCCGAGGCCACAACAAAGCAGCAGGCACGCGGTTTGGGTCTGCTTGGACAGCGTCGTCGTTTGCCCCTGCGAAAGCCCGGCACCATACTGTAA